AAACCCGGGCATTTCGGCGGTCTCCCCCCCGATCAGGGCGCAGCCCGCCTCCCGGCAGCCGGCGGCAATTCCTGCCACTATTTCTGCCACCTGTTCGGGAATGAGCCTGCCGCACGCAAGGTAATCCAGAAAGAAGAGGGGTTCGGCGCCGCAGACCAGAATGTCGTTGACGCACATCGCCACCAGGTCGATTCCCACCGTATCGTGCTTCCCCATCATCTGGGCAACCCGGAGTTTTGTGCCCACTCCATCGGTGCCGGAGACCAGGACCGGCTCGCGAAAGCGGGCAAGATCCAGCGCAAAAAGGCCGGCGAACCCCCCGATCCCGCTCAGCACCCCGGGCCTCCTTGTTGTTTCCGCATATCTTTTGATCAGCTCCACAGCCCGGTTCCCGGCGTCGATGTCCACCCCGGCGGCCTTGTAAAAAGATTTTTTCTCAGGCTCTTTTTCTCTCATCAGCCTCACCTGAATTTATCTTTTTCATGCGGAGGGAACCTCGATCGGGTAGCTTCCGTTGAAGCAGGCAACGCAGAAGTTTTCCGGGGCGAGGGGTGCCGCCGCCGCGAAAAGCCCCTCCAGGCTCAGGTAGTTGAGGCTGTCGGCCCCGATGAACTTCCGGATTTCGGCCAGGTCGTGCCGGGCGGCAATTAGCTCTCCCCGCCTGGAGGTGTCGATCCCGTAATAGCAGGGATACAGGACCGGCGGCGAACTCACCAGCATGTGGACCTCCCGCGCCCCCGCCTCCCGGATCATCTGGACGATCTTGCTGGAGGTGGTTCCCCGTACAATGGAGTCGTCGATCATGATCACCCTTTTGCCGGCAAGGACATCCCGGACGGGATTGAGCTTCAACCTCACGCCCAGGTCGCGCATCTCCTGGGTGGGGCGGATAAAAGTGCGCCCCACATAGCGGTTTTTGATCAGCCCCTCGCAGAAGGGGATCTGTGTTGCAGCAGAGTAAGCCAGCGCCGCACTCGTTCCCGAATCCGGAACAGGAACCACCAGATCTGCGTCGATCCGGTGCTCCCGCGCCAGTTCCCGGCCCAGGGCGGACCGGGCCTGGCCGACGCTAAGACCGTCAATCACGCTATCAGGCCGGGCAAAGTAGACGAACTCAAAGATGCAGAGGGCGCGCCGGGAGGGTTTGAGGAGGCGCAGGGATGTGATGCCGTTCCGGTCGATGACCACAACCTCTCCCGGCTCCAGATCCCTGATGAACTCCGCTCCAATCGTGTCCAATGCACAAGACTCAGAGGCGAGAGCATATCCCCCATCCAGCCGGCCCAGGCAGAGGGGGCGCACCCCGTAAGGATCCCGGATCCCGTAGAGCCGGTTCTCCGTCATCACCACCAGGGAGTAGGCCCCTTGAATCTCCGCCATCGTCTTTAAAATTGCCTCGGCCAGATTGTTCTTGCAGGTGCGGGCAAGAATGCTGACAATCAACTCGCTGTCGGTTGTTGATTGAAAAACCGCTCCCGCTTCGGCCAGCTTTTTCCGGAGCGCGGTATAGTTGGTTAAATTTCCGTTGTGGCCCAGGGCGAGCATCCCCTCCTGGTAGTGAAAAACAAGGGGCTGGGCATTTTCAATGGTGCTCCCTCCGGTAGTGGAGTACCGGACATGGCCGATGGCGAGGGGCCCGCGCATCTTCTCAAGGAGGGCCTCCGTGAAGACCTCGCTCACCAGGCCCATGCCCCGGCGGCAGTTGATCCTTTTCCCGTCGCTTACGGCGATCCCTGCGCTTTCCTGGCCCCGGTGCTGGAGGGCATACAGGCCGTAGTAAGTGAGGCGCGCCGCATCAAGTCCCGGGGCATAGATGCCGAAAATCCCGCATGCCTCACGGGGTTTATCCCCCTCGAGCACCTGGCCGCAATCTCTGATTATTCCATCATGCCGGCAATGCTCCCCCGCCATCTTTTCTCCATCTCCTCAACTGCCAGATTCACCAGAACCTGTTTTGCTCCTGAATCCTGAATGACAAGACGGCCGCCTCCCACCTCGCCCAGCACATGGCAGGGAACCCCCGCATCCCGAGCAGCTTTCTCCACCGCAGGAAGGTTGCGCGGGGTGCAGGTAACGATCACGCGGGACTGGGCCTCCCCGAAAAGGCAGGCATCCGCCCGTCCCTGGAGAAAAATTTCCGCCCGCGCTCCGGTTCCCCCGGCCATGCAGCACTCGGCCAGGGCAACGGCAAGGCCCCCCTCGGCGCAGTCGTGGGCCGACTTCACCAGCCCCTCACGCACAAGAATGCGGCAGCAATCCTGAACCGCCTTCTCCCGGGCAAGGTCAATTTCCGGCACGGGGCCTGCCTCCTGCTCGTGAATCACGGCAAGATACTCGCTTGCCCCAAGGTGCGGCGCAGGCTCCCCGAGCAGAACGATGAGATCACCGGGGTCCCGAAAGGCAAGGGTGCAGCATTTTTCCACATCGGGCAGGAGGCCCACCATACCCACCACCGGAGTCGGATAAACCGCCTCCCCCTCGGTCTCGTTGTAAAAACTCACGTTCCCGCTCACCACCGGTATCCCCAGGGCGCGGCAGGCCTCGCTCATCCCTCTGACAACCTCCTGGAACTGCCAGAAAATTTCCGGCTTCTCGGGATTCCCGAAATTCAGGCAGTCCGTAACTCCCAGCGGCTCCGCCCCGGTGCAGGACAGATTCCGGGCCGCCTCTGCCACCGCAATCATTCCGCCCCGGTAGGGATCAAGGTAGCAATAGCGGGAATTCCCATCGGTTGTCAGAGCAATCCCCTTTTTCGTCCCCTTGATCCGGAGGACGGCGGCATCTGCCCCCGGCCTCACAACGGTGTTGATCATCACCATGTGGTCGTACTGGCGGTAAACCCATTCCTTGCTGGCCAGGGTCGGACTCTCCAAAAGCCGGCCCAGCACCCGGTTGAAATCACCGGGCACCGGCAGGGACTCCACCGGCCAGCTGCGGCGCGTCTCGTAGTACTCAGGAACGCGGGGGGTCCGGTGGTAGACCGGGGCCTGCTCTGTAAGAGCGCGTACAGGCACCTCGGCAACGATCTCGCCCCCATCCCGGACCCGGAAAATTCCGTCATCCGTAACCCGCCCGATGACGGCCGCATCCAGGCCCCACTTCCTGAAGATCTCCCGGACAGCCTCTTCTTTTCCCCGCTCCGGAATCAAGAGCATCCGCTCCTGGGATTCCGAAAGCATCACCTCGTAGGGGGTCATCCCCTTTTCCCGCCGGGGGACGAGGGAAACGTCGATCTCCACTCCCGTCCCGGCCCGCCCTGCGGTCTCGGCACAGGCGCTCGTCAACCCGGCCGCGCCCAGGTCCTGGATTCCCACCAGATAACCCCCCCGGATTACCTCCAGGCAGGCCTCGATGAGGAGTTTTTCCATAAAGGGGTCCCCGACCTGAACCGCCGGCCGCCGCTGTTCGCTCTCTTCGCTCAGCTCCACCGAGGCAAAGGTTGCCCCGTGGATTCCGTCCCGGCCCGTTCTCGCCCCCACCAGCATGACCGGGTTTCCGACCCCGGCGGCCTTCCCCCTTTTGATCTGATCGTGTTCGACAAGGCCGACGCACATGGCGTTGACCAGCGGGTTCGCGGTATAACACGGATGAAAGTAAACCTCGCCGCCAACCGTTGGGATCCCCAGGCAGTTCCCGTACCCGGCGATTCCGGCAACAACCCCGCCGAACAGGTAGCGCACCCTGGGGTTGTCGAGGCTTCCGAAGCGCAAAGAATTCAAGAGGGCGATGGGACGCGCCCCCATCGCGAAGACGTCCCGGACGATCCCCCCCACCCCCGTAGCCGCGCCCTGGTAGGGCTCAATGGCCGAGGGGTGGTTGTGGCTCTCGATTTTGAAAACAACGGCCTGGCCGTCCCCGATGTCCACGATCCCGGCGTTCTCACCGGGGCCCTGCAAAACGCGGGGGCCCGTCGTGGGAAAGAGCTTGAGCACCGGCCGGGAGTTTTTATAGGCGCAGTGTTCGGACCAGAGGACGGCGAACATCCCCGTCTCAAGGTAATTGGGCTCCCGCCCCAGCAGTTCGCAGATCCGCTCGTACTCCTCCCGGGACAATCCCATTTCCGCCCAGACCGGGTTTTCAGCCACAGGCGACCACCCCTCTTTCCCGCTCCAGCCCCCACCAGGCCAGGACCGAGAGGAAAAGCCGGCGTCCGTCGGCGTACCCGAGAATTTCTTCTGAACAGCGCTCCGGGTGGGGCATCAAACCCAGCACGTTCCGCCCCCGGTTGCAGATTCCCGCGATGTTGCCCAGGGAGCCGTTGGGATTTGCCTGGGGGGCGATTTCCCCCGCCGGGGTGCAGTAGCGGAAGACGACCTGCCCCTCCCGCTCCAGCGCCGCGGCGGTTTCGGGGTCTGCGTAGTAGTTCCCCTCCCCGTGGGCAATGGGCATCCTGATCACTTCCCCCGGACGGTACCGGTTGGTGAATGGAGTTTCCGCGTTCTCCACCCGCAGGTAAGCATCCTGGCAGCGGAACTGAAGAGAGTCGTTGCGCCGCATGGCGCCGGGGAGCAAACCGGCCTCCAGCAGGATCTGAAAACCGTTGCAGATTCCCAGAACCAGGCCTCCCCGCTCTGCAAAATCCGCCACCGCCTCCATCACCGGGGAAAACCGGGCGATCGCTCCGGTCCGCAGGTAGTCGCCGTAGGAGAAGCCGCCGGGCAAAATGATGCAGTCGAAGCCGCTCAGGCTTTTCTCTTGATGCCAGATATAGGAAACAGGGTGGCCGAGAACCTGGTCGATTACATGGTAGCAGTCCATGTCGCAGTTGGAGCCCGGAAAGACAACCACCCCAAACTTCATTGAGGAACCTCCTCCAGTTCAAAGGTATAATCTTCGATGACGGGGTTGGCAAGGAGCCGGGCGCACATCTCCTGCACTTCTTTTTCCGCCCGGGCGCGGTCGGAGTGGGCGAGGGAAAGGACAAGGTACTTCCCCACTCTGACCTCGTCAACATTTCTGTAGCCCAGGCTCACCAGCGCCCCCTTCACCGCATTCCCCTGGGGGTCGAGAATTCCCCTTTTTAGCGTAACATAGATCCGGGCCTGAAACAATTACACTTCCCCTCCTTGCAGCCTTTTCCAGACTTCTTCGTAGGCAGGAATGAGGCCCCCCAGATCGCGCCGGAAGCGGTCCTTGTCCAGCCTTTCCCGCGTCTCTGCATCCCAAAAACGGCAGGTGTCAGGGGAGATCTCGTCTGCCAGAATCAGCCTCCCTTTGTGAAATCCGAATTCCAGCTTGAAGTCCACCAGTTCCAGATTCTTTGTCCTCAGGTATGTCCTCAGCACCTCGTTGCAGCGAAGGGCAACCTCTCTCAAAACCTTTAGCTGCTCCGGAGTTGCCAGGCCCAGCGCCAGGATCTGGTCTTCGGTCACCAGGGGATCATGGAGCTCGTCGCTCTTATAGCAGAAATCCACCACCGGGGAAAGGAGATCCTTTCCTTCAGGAAGCCCGAGCCTTTTCGCCATGCTCCCCGCCGCGATATTCCGTACAATCACCTCGAGGGGAAGGATCTTCACCCCTCTGACCAGCATTTCCTGCGGGCCCAGCAGCTTCACAAAGTGGGTGGAAATCCCCGCAGCCTCCAGGAGGGCAAAGAGGTGGGCGGAAATCAGGGCATTCAGCCTCCCCTTGCCGGGAACCACATCCTTCTTCAGGCCGTCAAAGGCCGTTGCCTCGTCTTTATACTCCATCCAGAAGAGTTCGGGATCCGAGGTCCGGTAGAGCCTTTTTGCCTTCCCTTCGTAGAGAAAATCCCCTTTTGCCGGATCCCCCTCCTCGCGGGCAGGGACGGCACGCCTCCTTGCGGCCTCTTCCCACCCGCGGACGGGGGGAGCACCCAACCCCGCCCGCCAGAAAATGTAATCCACTTTTTGCAGATAAGGCCGGCAGTCGAAAAGCCCCTGGATCTCCTCCTCCGTAAGATGAAGCCTGATATCCGGGTCTCCTTTGACGAGCTCCAGAAAGTCCCCTTCCGGCCAGGCCCGGAGCGCCTGCCGCTGGACCAGGGCGTAGGCATCCTCCCTGCGGAGGCCCTTCTCCACCAGGGCGAGCAGGAGGCGCTGGCTGAAGATGAGGCCCCGCGTCCGGTTGAGGTTCCTCTCCATCTGCTCCGGGTAAACCTGCAGCCCCCGGATGACTTCCGTGAACTTCACAATCATGTAGTGGAGGAGGGTGGTGCTGTCCGGAATGATGATCCGCTCCACCGAGGAGTGGGTGATGTCCCGCTCATGCCAGAGGGAGATATTTTCCAGGGCGGCAAGGGCATTGCCGCGCACGACGCGGGCGAGGCCGCTGATCCGCTCACAGGTGATGGGATTGCGCTTGTGCGGCATCGCCGAGGAGCCCTTCTGCCCGGCCGCAAAGCCCTCTTCCAGCTCCAGGACCTCGGTCCGCTGGAGGTGCCTGACCTCGGTGGCAAACTTCTCCAATGAGCTTGCGGTAACCGCAAGGGCTGCCAGGTATTCGGCGTGGCGGTCGCGCTGGAGCACCTGGGTGGAAACCTGCGCCGGAGCGAGCCCCGTTTTCCGGCAGACGTATTCCTCAACAAAGGGATCGAGGTGGGCGTAGGTCCCCACCGCCCCCGAAAGGCGGCCGACGCTGATCACCTCCCGCGCCCGCTCCAGGCGCGCCCGCGCCCGGTTCATTTCCACATACCAGAGGGCAAACTTCAGCCCCAGCGTGATGGGCTCGGCATGGACCCCGTGGGTGCGCCCGATCATGGCCGTATCCCGGTAGGCCTGCGCCTTCGCAGCAAGGGCCTCCTGAAGTTCATCCAGGGCCTTCAAAATAATGTCAAGGGCGTCCCGCATCAGGAGAGACAAAGCCGTATCCACAATATCGTAGGAGGTGAGGCCGAGGTGCAGGTACTTCCCCGCCTCTCCAACAGACTCCGCAACGCAGCTGACAAAGGCGATTACATCGTGCTTCGTGACCTCCTCGATCTCGGCGATCCGCCGCAGGTCGAAACGGGCGCGCGCCCTGATCTCCTCGACAGCTGCGGCGGGAATCCGGCCCAGCTCGGCCCAGGCCTCGCAGGCAAGGATCTCCAGTTCGAGCCACTTCTGAAAGCGGTTCTCCGGAGCCCAGAGGGCTTTCATTTCCGGTAAAGTATAGCGCTCCAGCAAGCTCTGCAACCTCCTTACAGGCTAACGGTCGTTGCACAGGAGTTTCTCCTGGAGTTTTTCGGATCTGGCGGCTACCTCCCGGGCCAGCCCCGCCTTGTAAGCCCGGAACCTTTCCCGCAGGCCGGGATCCTTTAACCCCAGCATCTGAACGGCAAGGAGGGCGGCGTTGCGCGCTCCGTTGATGGCAACAGCAGCCACCGGAACCCCGGGAGGCATCTGAACGACGGAATAGAGGGCATCTACTCCGCCAAGGGCGCCGCCCTGCAGGGGAACACCGATCACGGGAAGGGGAGTGTAGGCGGCAAGCACCCCGGGCAGGTGGGCGGCCATTCCCGCACCTGCGATCAGTACTTCAATCCCCCGCCCCTCGGCGTCCCGCGCGTATCCTGCGGCCCGCTCCGGGCTCCGGTGGGCCGAGGCAACCGTCACCTCATAGGGAACTCCAAATTCATCCAGGACCCGGGCTGCTTCCTTCATTGCTTCAAAGTCGGAGTCGCTTCCCAGAACGATCCCAACCCGCGGCCTTTTTTCCGCAGACACCTCTTGACCGACCTTCCTTCCTGCCCAGAATTTACTCCCATTCGATGGTTGCGGGAGGTTTGGAGGTGATGTCGTAAAGAACCCTGTTGACGCCCGGCACCTCGTTCACGATCCGGCTAGAGATCCGGGCCAGCACCTCAAAGGGGAGGCGCGCCCAGTCGGCGGTCATGGCATCCTCGCTGGTGACCGCCCGGACCACAACGGGATGGGCGTAGGTCCGCTCGTCCCCCATCACCCCGACACTCCTGACGGGAAGGAGCACTGCAAAGAACTGCCAGATCTCCCGATCCAGGCCGGCGCGCCTGATCTCCTCCGTCACAATCCAGTCGGCCTCCCGCACCACCTCCAGCTTCTCGCGGGTGACTTCACCCAGGACGCGCACCGCAAGGCCGGGGCCCGGAAAAGGCTGGCGCCAGATGATTGCTTCCGGCAGGCCGAGCTCCAGGCCGACCCTCCTCACCTCATCCTTGAAGAGCCAGCGCAGCGGCTCAAGGAGCTGCAGTTTAAGGTCGGCGGGAATCCCCCCCACATTGTGGTGGGTTTTAATCACCGCCGCAGTCTGGGTCCCGGACTCAATCACATCGGGGTAAAGGGTGCCCTGCAGGAGAAAACCCACCTCGCCCAGCCGGGCAGCCTCCTCTTCAAAGACCCGGATGAACTCGCGGCCGATAATCCTGCGCTTTTCTTCGGGGTCCGTGACACCCTGCAGCTTTTCCAGAAACCTCGCCCCGGCATCCACCACAACGGTCCGGATCCCCAGGCCGTGAAAAGTTTTTGCGAGGTCCTCCTTTTCCCCTTTGCGGAGCAGGCCGTGGTCGACAAAAATGCAGGTAAGCCGGTCCCCGACGGCGCGGTGGACGAGAGTGGCGGCAACGGTGGAATCTACTCCGCCGCTCAAGGCTCCGACCACCCTGGCGCTCCCGACGGTCCGCCTGATCTCCTCCACCTGCTCGGCCACAAAGGAGGCCGGGGTCCAGTCTCCCCGGCAGCCGCAGATCTCGTAGAGGAAGTGAGCCAGGATCTCCTTCCCCTGGGGCGTGTGGTGGACCTCGGGGTGGAACTGCACCCCGTAAAGTTTCCGTGCCGGGTCAAACATTGCCGCCACCGGGCTCTGGGAGGTGGCCGCGGCAACCAGGAAACCGGGCGGGGGGGCCTCGACGCGATCCCCGTGGCTCATCCAGACCGGAATTTCCCGCGGCAGGCCCCGGAAAAGAGCGTCTTCCCGGATCACGGTGAGCCGGGCGGGGCCGTACTCCCGCTTCTCCCCCCGCTTCACCTTTCCTCCCAGGAGGTGCGCCATCAACTGCATCCCGTAGCAGATTCCCAGAACAGGCACTTCCCCGGCGAGGAGTGCGGGGTCGCAGCGCGGTGCTCCGGGTGCATAAACACTTGCAGGCCCCCCTGAAAAAACGAGCCCGCGGGGGGTGCGCTCCCGGAGTTCCGCCCATGTCGCGGTGTACGGGACGATTTCGCAGTAAACCTTCAACTCCCGGATGCGGCGCGCAATCAGCTGGGTGTACTGGCCCCCGAAGTCGACAACAAAGACTAAATCCCGTTTTTCTGGCACTTCGAGGGCCCCCTTTCTCCCTCTTTTTCCTCCGGCCGGCAAATATAAATCCCCGGCAGGTTGCGGTAGCGCTGGCCGCAGTCCAGCCCGTAGCCGACCACAAAGTAGTCGGGAATCGTAAAACCGTTGTAATCGGGCTGAATATCCACCCTGCGGCGGTCGGGCTTGTCCAGCAGCGTGCAGACACGGAGGCTGGCGGGGCCGCGCGCCCGCAGGCAGTCGCACAGGTAATTAAGAGTGAGACCGGTGTCAATGATGTCTTCCACAAGCAGGACGTGCCGCCCGGCGACACTTTCATCCAGGTCCTTCAAAATCCTGACCACACCTGAACTCTGCGTGGCGTTCCCGTAGCTGGCAACGGCAATGAAATCAACGGTCACCGGAACTTCAAGCTGGCGCACCAGATCGGCCATAAAGATAAAAGCACCCCGCAGGATGCCGATCACCAGAAGTTCCCTTCCCGCATAATCCCTGTTGATCTGCGCGGCCAGCTCCCGGACCCTTGCCTGCACCCGCTCTTCCGGCAGCAAACACTCGAGTTTCTCCACAAACCTTCCCCCATCGCTTTCTTAATACATACACATTATACCACAGGAAACGACAATCTCCTACAGCTGCGTACAGCAATTACCGAACGGACACGATTAGCCGGGTCAAATTGAACGAAGAGGTAATTGGGCTGACTTCCAAAGAGTTCGGCCTTTTGCTTTCTTTTTTTTAATCGCAGGATTTCCCTGACGTTTCTCGCGGTTCCCTCCTGTTAGCCATGACTTGCAAAACACCCGTTCGTTTTCTCATTCAAAATCTGTTGCGCAATATAAAACCCCAGGACAGATGCCTCAAAAGTCCCGGGGCTTGTCAGCGCTCTCCGTTTTTTTACTCAAAACGTAAACATTCGATAGGGTCGGCATTGGCGGCCTTCCGGGCCGGATAATATCCAAAGAAAATTCCCACCAGTGTAGCAAAACCGATGGCCAGGAAAATGGATCCCGGCGCAACCACCGTAGGCCAGCCGGCTAGCCGGGAAACAACCTTGCTCCCGATAACCCCTGCAACAATGCCTATCAGGCCGCCGACCAGGCTTAAGACCAGGGCTTCGATTAAAAACTGGCCCAGGATGGCCCTGCCGGTAGCTCCAACTGCCATCCGGATGCCGATTTCCTTGGTGCGTTCGGTTACCGAAACCAGCATGATGTTCATGATGCCAATGCCCCCCACCAGCAGGGAGACAGCCGCCACGCTGGCCAGCATAATGGTCATGATCTTGGTTGTATCAGCAACTGTTTCCATGACCGCCGTCATATTCTGAACAGTGAAGTCATCCTCCTGCTGGCTGCTAAGGCGGTGCCTCTGTCTCAAAAGGAGAGTTATTTCATCCTGGACCGTCGCCAGGCTCATCTCGTCCTGGACCTGGACATTAATCAGGCGGACGGTTCTATCACCTGTAAAACGCATCTGGGCGGTCGTAATGGGAATATACACCGTATCATCCTGATCAATGCCGCCCATGCCACTGCCCTGGGAGGCCAGGACGCCAATGACTGTAAACTCAAGGTTATTCAGGCGAACAGCAGCCCCGATGGGATTTGCTCCAGGAGGAAAAAGGTTGGCTGCAACGGTCTGCCCGAGGACGGCCACCAGGGCCGCCCGGGCGACATCTTCGTTGGAGAAAAAGGCGCCCGATTCTACCCGCAAACTCCTGATTGCCTGGAAAGGGGCCGTTGTTCCAACAGCGGTTGTCGTCCAGGTTTTGCTGCCTGCCGCGGCGGTAACACCCTGGCTTGTTTCGGGTGCTACGTATTGCACGAGGGGCAGGCCGGCAATGGCCTGGGCATCATCGATGGTAAGGCTGTTGACGGCCCCGCCGGCACCGCGGACGGGGCCAAATCCTGCCCCTGGCCTGACAACCAGCAAGTTGGACCCCATGCTGGCAATGCGCGCCGTAACCTGCCTCGTGGCCCCTTCGCCGACAGCAATCATGACAATCACAGCCGCCACGCCGATGATAATTCCCAGCATAGTCAACAACGAACGCATTTTATTGGCAACAAGGCCCCGCCAGGCTATTGCCAGAGCTGATCGAAAGTTCATAAGCGGCCCTCCTCTTGAGACACGGCTGCCGGTTCTTTTTCCGGCTGCTGCGGCTCTTCAATCACCCTGTCTTCGATGACTATGCCGTCGCGCAGGCGCACCAGCCGCCGGCAGTAGTCGGCGATGTCGGGCTCATGAGTGACGATAACAATCGTCAATCCCCGCTCCCGGTTTAGATGCTGCAGCAAGGTCATAATCTCCCTGCTCGTCCGGGTGTCCAGGGCCCCGGTCGGCTCATCGGCCAGGATGGTGTCCGGCTCGTTGATCAGTGCGCGGGCAATGGCCACCCGCTGCTGCTCGCCGCCGGAAAGCTGGGTGGGCAGATGCATCTCCCTCCCCTGCAGCCCTACCTGTTGTAAAGCATTCCAGGCCCTGGTCTTCATTTCCTTGCCGGAAACCCCGGCGTATACCAAGGGCAAAGAGACATTTTCCCATGCCGTTGCATTGCTTAAAAGGTTGAAGCTCTGGAACACGAAGCCGAACCGGCGATTCCGGATGCAGGCAAGGCTGTCCCGGTCCAGCCTGGTTACATCCTGCCCGTTCAACAGGTAGCGGCCGCTTGTGGGGCGGTCGAGGCACCCCAGGATGTGCATCAGGGTGGATTTGCCCGATCCTGAGGGCCCCATAATCGCCGCCATTTCCCCTTTTTGAACGACCAAATCGACGCCCCTTAAAGCGTCCACCCGGGTGTTGCCGGTTGTATAGACTTTCGTCACTTTCTCAACAAGCATGAGAGGAGCGCTCATGACTATCTCATCCACCTCATTGGGGTTCCCGTACGCTGCGGCATTGGCACCGGCGCCGGCATCGGGGAAGAAGACGTGCTGCTGCTTGCTGCTGATTTACCAGGGGTGCTGGCGCCGATAATCACCTCCTCACCTACCTTCAGCCCGCTCTTAACCTCAATGTTGCTCTCGTCGCTCAGGCCGGTGACAATACGCCTGACCACCGGCCGCCCCTCTTCCATGACCAGGACTGCAGCCCGGCTGCCATCATTTGCCGCCTGTCCCGGCTCGCCTTTCCTGCCTTCACCCGGTGTCAGCATTCCTGTTCCCGTCTGGCGGCCGCCCGCTGTTCTCGCCCCATCAGCACTGCCACCGCCCGGCGTTTTGCCACCAGTTGCATTGCCTGCACTTGCTGCCCGGTAACTGGCTGCAAAGCTCACCGCCGCCCGGGGCACG
This Bacillota bacterium DNA region includes the following protein-coding sequences:
- a CDS encoding ABC transporter ATP-binding protein, which encodes MSAPLMLVEKVTKVYTTGNTRVDALRGVDLVVQKGEMAAIMGPSGSGKSTLMHILGCLDRPTSGRYLLNGQDVTRLDRDSLACIRNRRFGFVFQSFNLLSNATAWENVSLPLVYAGVSGKEMKTRAWNALQQVGLQGREMHLPTQLSGGEQQRVAIARALINEPDTILADEPTGALDTRTSREIMTLLQHLNRERGLTIVIVTHEPDIADYCRRLVRLRDGIVIEDRVIEEPQQPEKEPAAVSQEEGRL